The sequence below is a genomic window from Wyeomyia smithii strain HCP4-BCI-WySm-NY-G18 chromosome 1, ASM2978416v1, whole genome shotgun sequence.
gcccttatcgcaaatcactccggagTTTAATGTTCAACTAACACAAATCAAATACAGATTTGCGCTGACTTGAATTTGAAACATTACAATAGCTCCTTGAGTACACTTTACACACCAAAAAttctctttatggttcagcaaagtacattgctgaaagtgtatcagcaaatcacttgtttactgaatcacagcatttttttcaaaagtttactgtaattcagttctacaatttactgaatttcgttcagtaattttatttttgctgtaaaccagtatttcattgataaatttactgaaaaccagtaatcgattcagtgattcgcaaaaatacagcaaatctatttgctgaacagaaaacagtaaatgaatgtttgctggaatccagcgaaagaattgatatgtcaaaatattttacgtcaagctgacattagtaaaacgcgccaaatcgctgtgcagctggtacgggatcatctctaagctcctgatagcggatatgggaccatagctaagtcactgttgggctagatgaacttaaaggttgaaatgataatcatacatctttagttcaacagtaatttggctatgatccgatgggcggatggaaacTGGTGCCTGAgagaaacatggttcccttgaactaactggttaaccagtacattgatttatgctttgctgaatgtacagcaaattgtcaaAGCTGACAATCAGCAATTTGTATTtggttttactgaacatgcagcaaacgatttgtcatttttatgcaattgagcattactgaataatcagcaaatttcattttgctgaacagattgctggaaacacagcacaccaaaaatcagcaaaattttgctggtttccagcaatgaaaatttggtgtgtacCTTAAAACTGAAATGTTTCAAAGTAACGTCCAAGATAAAGCTAAATTTTTGGCCACACTGTTGTTCCGGCAAACAAAACGTGAAACATTTCCAAATCAAGTGTCGCATTTGTTTACCAACAAAAACAAGATCGTAAATTCCGGCGCAAAATAAACCCTATCTTTTTTGGCGTAATAAATGTAACAAAAAAGTGTTATTTGTTGTAATTGATCGtgttttttaaagaaattaCCGTTTTACGTGTGTGTCAAGTTTGTCCATAGAATTACTAGAAAGCATGACCTCCCACTGGAGTGTGGAAGAAACGAACCTGCTGATCCGCAAGCGGATGGAACTGTTTGGCTGCTCCCGGCAGGATAAGGTGTACGATCAGATTTCCCTCTTTCTGGCCCGGAAGCATAATGTTGTGGTATGTTTATGCTACAGAATTATTACTGTTTCAATCACTGCTTGTTTTTATTCTAGCGAAACGCCGCCGCCTGTCAGACTAGATTCAATAACCTGCTTAAAACCTATCGTACCTGCGTTAGGCGGATGGAAACTGGTGGGAGCACCACCAAGATGCGGTTTCCCTTTTTTGATGTCTTTCACCAGCATTATAGCCAGCTGGAGAAGGCCGGCGATGGTAGGGTTGATTTGGAAACATGCCCATACAGCTCGAAGTCTCAGCGAAATGTTGTTCCATCTTCAGACGCAGCCAGTAGTAAATGCAAATCGGAGGTTTTCGACATGGACACCTTCGAGGACAGTTCGTTCGCTGATGTCAGCGGAGATGACGGTGGTCTGCTGATGGATGCGATGCAGCAACAGCAGACGGAAGATTGTGGGTCCCCTGAAAGccatcaccaccaccaacaGCGTCAGCCGATGGCTGAGGATGAATTGACGACATCGCTGACGGCCACCAACGGGCTCGAGGATCTGAAACAACGACTTATGGAGCAAAAGCTCCTGTACTACACCAACCAGAATATGCTGCTGCACATAAAACAGGAACACTACCGGCATAAGGATAGCGAACGCGCCAGGGCCCATCTGCTGGTGGAGGAAATTCTGCGGGTGCTGAAGGGCATCCACTCGTGTTTGAAGGCAAATTTCGAGGATAAAGTGTCGGAAAAAATCGAACCAAAGCAGCCGAGCGCGGAACCGGAACCACTGAAGGAGGTTAAGGTACAACGTGAGGAAGAACCCTTTCCCGTGGAAGAGGAGGAAGTGgaggaagaagaggaagaggAAGAGGAAATAGAAGAGGAAGAAGAGTACGCTCCCTGTGGGGAGGTTCCGTCCGCGGTCGGGGGAGAAAGCAGCAGCCAGGAGCCGGTAGGCAAGGCGTACGAAGTTGGTCGACTGAAGGTGCGGAATAATATTTTTCCACCCTGGAATCGGATTCAGACGGTGCTGCTGATAAAAATCCACTGCGACCTGAGGCCTAAGTTCCGGGGGTACAACCTGTTCGAGTGTGTGTCCAACAAACTGATCGAGCTGCATATAAATGTAAGTTCTTCTTTTCTAGCGTTTTTTTGGGGTATTGATTTCTTTTCCTCTCCAGCGAACCCCTCGAGACTGTCGAATCAGGTGGAATAATCTGTTTCGAACGTACAAGGACTGCCGGATGAGACTGAGACAAAACGATAAAGCATGTATAAAGTTCGAGTATTTTGACGATATTGACTCCTATTTTAAGGACAAGGAAGTTTCAGCATTATGCTAGGTGTCAGTTTAGATATGTGATTTTTCTTAAACTAATTAATATATTATGTACAACTCTGTTATGAATGACATAAAAGAAAACTTTATATTCCATTCGATTGCGTCGCAAATGTAACTACCTACGCAAAAAGCCAACCGAAAAAAACGCAATTCCACCCATGTACAATAGCAACAGCGGGAAGGGAAAAAACTATTCTAACTCAAAGCAAACGACGACGCCATAAACCTGCATAGAAAAGCAGAAATAGTTCCCACGCGCTTGTCCTCATCCCTGATACCAGCGGGTCAAAACAAAAGTCCTTTCACCAGTCGGGACGTGTCGTAGCAAGGGTAGTTATGGGTTATATTTTTAGAAGCTGCGTCTTTGTTATTTGCGTTTGCGAACGGAATCAAAGCAACCCGTTTTTATTGATAACGCGACATGATAAATGCCTTTTTCCACATTTTGTTTGCCGTGTTCgtgaattttgttttatttgttgtGTTGGATTTTGTTTAGCATTTTGGTGTTACTTTCAATTGTTACGCGGTGCGGTTGGTGATCGAGAAGAATTCGAAGCCGCAATTCATCGGTAAAATTGTGATAAAATAGCCAATGAAGATATAAATTTATTGATGCGACGGTATTAAAGTAAGTATTTGTATTGTTCATAATGGCATAACATGTAAGTAATCATTGTATTTAGCCTTTTTACAACCTTCGATTATTGTTTGATACATTTTAaccttattaatattttttaaatattttaatcatTTATtacttttgtaatttttttcacttggtgttttcttcttcttctggcCTTTGATACATAAAACTTTCTCTggcattgtttgaaattttaagtattttttttttacagattttcGAAATTGttggtttattttattcatgTAAATCGTGTGTTGTCCCTCACTTACATATCGCAACAGTGGCGACGAGGTGGAGTTTTCGTGTGGAAATTTTGCGCgttagtttcgagaaaaaagcGTTTTTCGTGGAACTAAAGACCGGGGATTAACTGTGATGGCAGAACCACAGCCAGCACAGTCAGCTAACCTAACAGAGGTTGTAGTGCAAATCCTGAACAATCAACAGGTCCTAATGCGGCAAATTTCCCAGCAATTGGCCGCTACGCAGCTTGCCGTGGCCAGTCTATCCCGTGACGAATCGGTGCTGGATTCCCTGTCCAGTAACATGGCGAAGTTTATCTACGACAAGGAAAACGGGCATACGTTCGATGCGTGGTTTTCCCGCTATGTTGATCTTTTCGACAAAGATGCCGGCAAGCTGGATGACGCTGCAAAAGTGCGATTACTCCTGCGGAAATTAAGCCCACCCGACTTCGAGCGCTACAACAGCTTTATACTTCCGAAGCTTGCTCGAAAATTCACCTTCTCTGAGACGGTGGAAAAGCTTAAATCGCTGTTCGGTGCTACAGTGTCAATATTCCGACGGCGATACAACTGCTTGCAGACCACTAAGGAGGATGGTGACGACTATTTGGCCTACTCTTGCAAGGTAAACAAAGCCTGTGTCGACTTCAAGCTATCGGAGTTAACAGAGGAACAATTTAAGTGCCTTATTTATGTATGTGGCCTTAAATCCAAGCAAGAGGCGGAGATTCGAATGCGCCTTATAAGCAAATTCAACGAATCGGCAGACCTGACCCTGCAACAGATTGTAGAGCAATGTAATGGCTTGGACACCGTGATGGTCGAAGGTAGTTCATCGTCAGTGAATGCTCTTGCGTTCCCCAAGCGAACATCGTCGAAGTGGCATTCATCTTCGGATAGCAGCAAGAACCGAGATCTACCCAAGACACCCTGCTGGTCCTGCGGAGGCATGCACTTCAATAAGGATTGCCGGTTTAAAGACCATAGGTGCAACGAATGTGGGAAGCACGGACATCGCGAGGGATATTGCACCTGCTTCTCGTCGTCAGGCAACTCGGCCAGCCACTCTgacaaaaagaagaagaaaaagaacaaGCGACAGCCATTTTCGAAAATAGTATCCGTCCGGAGCATCGACCAGCACCGGAAGTTCGTCGAGCTGCAGCTTAACAACGTTCCTCTTCGTCTTCAGTTGGACACAGGCTCCGATATATCGATAATTTCACAACGGTCCTGGGCTAGGATCGGTCGGCCAAAAGCGAAATCAACCGTATGCAGTGCCAAAACTGCGTCAGGGGAACCGCTCGAACTTGTCGCAGAATTGGAGTGCAGTATCACCCTCAACGGCATCACGCGACATTCTAGGCATAGACTGGATAGATTTGTTCGGATTGTGGAATCATCCGATCGTGTCGTTCTGTAACCAGGTCGCTGCGCAATCAGATCAACGTGTGGCGACCCTTCAAGGTCAGTTTCCCGAAGTATTTACAAATGAGATGGGACTATGCAACAAAACTCCCGTCAAGCTGGTTCTCAAGGGCAGTCCCAAGCCGGTATTCAGACCAAAGCGGCCGGTAGCTTACACTATGGAGCGTCTTGTGGAAGACGAGCTGTTTCGCCTGCAAACCCTTGGCATCCTGAGGAAGGTGGATTTAAGCGACTGGGCGGCACCGATCGTCGCAGTACGGAAGCCAAATGGAACCGTCCGTATATGTGCCGACTTCTCGACTGGTCTCAACAGCGTCCTTGAGCCGAACCAGTATCCATTACCACTGCCCGAGGATATTTTCACGAAGATGGCCAACTGTCGGATTTTTAGTCACATTGACTTATCCGACGCGTACCTACAGGTAGAGGTGGATCCAGTCAGCCAACCGCTGCTCACCATAAACACACATAAAGGCCTCTTTCAATTCACGTGCCtcccaagaaacattttttggctaAAAAAGCGCTTCTATAACTAATCTTATTCAGCCGACGGCTGAACATAggtcgaataatgtatttctaagtgtttaatCAGTTTTTAATCAGTCGGTTTTGGAGAACTAAATCAGCTACCTGTTACATTTGGCTTCCTAAATAGCCGAACACGGGCTTAATAAGAAATAACTCAGCCATTTGAACAACTTTCGGttctgtagaagcgattattcatACATTGTAAAGCTTGTAGAACAACTCTTTAACAGCCAACAGTAGCTGGCTTATAGTCTATATAAGtgctttttcagctttattacaGCTATGATTCAAAATATATAATAGTATTAATTGGACATTTTGTTTGCTTAGGCGATTCGAACACATCTAAATCTTtcgatgttttgcatttttgtgtgtgtttttcatcgtttatttttatattattgttagtgaaaattacctttttagtaTCCAATTAATTTACTCGCTGTCTCGAATCTCGAACTCATGCTCATGAGGTTCCTGGTAGAACGCGGTACCGATTTGTCTATCTTGACATACATGCATACGTATCGATTTAACCCGTATATATATATTtccagtttatttcataaaaaaatttacattggCTGTACATATACTGAAATGTAGCTGAACAAGCGCTTCAGCAATTGCTACATATCCCTTGAACACGATAGAACACGTTTTGTCAAAGTGGCTGTCCTCTGTTATTGGTCGATTTAATACAAGGCACTTTAGAATTTTAATAATAGTGGGTACGGCTAGCCGTGCTGCAAAAACTATCATTATTTTTCGTTTgaactgtttgtttttgtttacgaAGTGGATACACTAGCTATGATTTCTACAATTTCTACAGTTAGGGATACAAATGCTGAAGCGCTTATTCAGCTACAATTCAGTATATATACAGCCAATGTAAAactgtttatgaaataaactggaAATATATGTACGGGTTAAATCGATACCTATGCATGTATGTCAAGATAGACGAATCGGCAACGTGTTCTACCAGGAACCTCATGAGCATGAGTTCGAGAttcgagtattttttttttttagaattggaattggatactaaaaaaggtaattttcactaacaataatagaaaaataaGCGATTAAAAATACATACAgaagtgcaaaaaatcgaaagattaAGATGTGTTCGATTCGCctatacaataaaaaaattgtctaatttagacgaatatatattttgaattatattggctgtaaaagagtttttctacaagctgtacaaagtatgaataatcgcttctgcagaatcgatcagcatgtataaaagttgttcaaacGGCTGAGTTATTTCTTATTAAGCCCGTGTTCGGCTATTTAGGAAGCCGAATGTAACAGGTAGCTGATTTAGTTCTCTAAAACCGTCTGAttaaaagctgattaaacacttagaaatacattattcgaccTATGTTCAGCCATCAGCTGAATAAGATAAGTTATAAAAGCGCTTATTtagccaaaaaatgttttttgggaAGTATCAAGAAGCGTTTATTCAACCAGTTCGTTTAGTGTTTGATTAATGTTGTCTAATAGCtattttttaaatcgaaatagcGCTTAACCAACCAGCAATTAAATTATTACGTGGAGTatttcacaagtttttttaaacctgaatttattgcttattcagctgataaatcaacctgagcgttgtggcAATCTGTTTCACATGTATGCAGACTTTATTcagctattttaaaattattagctGTTGTATTCAGCCCAAATGTTTGTTGGGCTGTCACCCGGCATCAAGTCAGCCCCGGGCGCGTTCCAACAATTGATGgatacaatgtttttttttttttttttttttttaaaggtggcggggaaatctgcaaacagacacctgagaagagaactcagggtgtggggatgagactaggggagagatgctggggtagttacactcgcccaggcacctactgatccctgtcccgacccactaaaacccctccagtctccagccctggtcttcccggaacgacggttaagtattacgtcggggagtggcttttgtgcgtgatgcaccctttttactcttataacctcctaggtaactacctggagactggtaattagctaccactggcgtgttggtggttgacccgccacacacgttgcagctccagaacaatctgagaggcggccgcacagaccgcgttccagatgtccgggtcgtcgcacatcctccgtactagattgtccggagtagtgccaggcccgctcacagccaccatgttgctcctcgctcttacgaaacaggggcatacgaagaagacatgctcaacagtctcctcctcctccacgcactcgggacacatgagggacaccgcgtgtccgaacctgtgcagatattgcctgaaacaaccatggcctgacaggatttgtgtcaggtggaagttcacttcaccatgtcgtctcccgacccagccggatatctccggtatgagtcggtgcgtccatctgccctttgtggagttggaccattcccgctgccagcggagcatcgagaatgaccttctggtacctcgtatgccccttgtgtcacgttggtcgaaacactctctgccctccttgatggcgatgctgataggcatcatgccggacaagacacagattgcatcgtatgacaccgtacgatacgcactcgcaactctcaggcacatgagcctgtaggtgctttccagtttaccacggtaactgttagtacctagcgctctggaccacactggcccaccatacctaagtatggacgaaaccacgctggcaagaagtcttcgcttgctgccataaaccgctgagctattggacatcatacgagatagtgctgcaatagccgatgaggccctcttacaggcatagtcgacgtgactcccgaacgtgagcttgtcgtccaccataacccccaagatcttcagggatcgcttcgaggtgatggtgcagtctccgactctgaccaccgcctgttgctccgatttacggttgttcacaaccgtgacctccgtcttatgatgcgcgagctccagtttcctggagcgcatccagtcctcgaccttgcgtatacagtgcgcagccgtcaactcgacctcctcgatagactcgccgtaaacctccagcgttatgtcgtctgcaaagccgacgatcacattgactccttagccacttCGCTTTtggggcttgtgcaatgtcgcacccccagtgatttcgtccaggtttttaagctggagagtcacttctgaggtgagtgcccgcacctgcacctccttccctaggaccttttcagctaccgttttgtaggtagcctccttgttcttggcgtccttccggagctcaagtatcaactcgccagtgcgagatcggcggatactccgcacatccgcccccagatccttgagctgggtttcccccctcatttttttcaagacctctgagtacttcgacccatccgtcttgagtatgagggcatcacccctactccgcgcctttttgaccttttttggtcctctggccgctccgccatcatgtcgcgtcgcaccttcccgacgcttcctaccctctacggtagtccaagggttgcccgtagcctccacctgtgccttttccgcggtggaccttgaaccggttggcgtgtgttcccgtgggagtagcacgaccaatcgtttcttggtgttcccgggggccgtttcccccggggactgcctcgttagcttagcgacctgccccgtggagcagaccgacgcgaacgagggggcgtctgtctgcacctctttagatgcagtcgccctcccgttcCTGGctgctttctcggccgccttcacccgagctacgagttcttcgtgctcctttctggcttcatcaatggtgctccgaagcaggaggaggctctgcttcaggtcgccagcgatgtttcgcctgttcgccgagagctcgattatggcatcgagttgttcagacagcgccgccactcttggccgcgtgtccatacacctttcgacggccttgactagcaagggaccgtccaccgagatgtctggtgtggacaccgacggattcgccgtttttccacctccagacttcgccgcatccgtctccgccttcttctgcggagaccgctggatgccacctcgtgcgaagggatttggtaacccctccgcgcccgtctctttttgtttttgtgagCTCATTGTAGTTAAAGGGGTCCCCCTTCTAGCCACtccatggtggagtagtcgcctatgtggtcccatggtggtctatgccgaagcagtgaggtcatggctagggtaagcagtcatagcgccttatgggcaactatgactccaccgaccggcgcaagtcaggaacaaccatctgatcctactcctgcctgattcccaccaggcaatagactcggaacgtactggaaggcctgccaggttttatgggacggagacccctgcaccgggtaccacctcgccatttcaagccgttgtcacacgactttactaagggagccaGCCCGAGGATGCGGTACCATTCCGAAATCCAGCTCATATCCGTTCactacgctgccagttgccataatcgggaccttactggcatcagtccc
It includes:
- the LOC129718894 gene encoding uncharacterized protein LOC129718894 isoform X2 — encoded protein: MTSHWSVEETNLLIRKRMELFGCSRQDKVYDQISLFLARKHNVVRNAAACQTRFNNLLKTYRTCVRRMETGGSTTKMRFPFFDVFHQHYSQLEKAGDDAASSKCKSEVFDMDTFEDSSFADVSGDDGGLLMDAMQQQQTEDCGSPESHHHHQQRQPMAEDELTTSLTATNGLEDLKQRLMEQKLLYYTNQNMLLHIKQEHYRHKDSERARAHLLVEEILRVLKGIHSCLKANFEDKVSEKIEPKQPSAEPEPLKEVKVQREEEPFPVEEEEVEEEEEEEEEIEEEEEYAPCGEVPSAVGGESSSQEPVGKAYEVGRLKVRNNIFPPWNRIQTVLLIKIHCDLRPKFRGYNLFECVSNKLIELHINRTPRDCRIRWNNLFRTYKDCRMRLRQNDKACIKFEYFDDIDSYFKDKEVSALC
- the LOC129718894 gene encoding myelin transcription factor 1-like isoform X1 encodes the protein MTSHWSVEETNLLIRKRMELFGCSRQDKVYDQISLFLARKHNVVRNAAACQTRFNNLLKTYRTCVRRMETGGSTTKMRFPFFDVFHQHYSQLEKAGDGRVDLETCPYSSKSQRNVVPSSDAASSKCKSEVFDMDTFEDSSFADVSGDDGGLLMDAMQQQQTEDCGSPESHHHHQQRQPMAEDELTTSLTATNGLEDLKQRLMEQKLLYYTNQNMLLHIKQEHYRHKDSERARAHLLVEEILRVLKGIHSCLKANFEDKVSEKIEPKQPSAEPEPLKEVKVQREEEPFPVEEEEVEEEEEEEEEIEEEEEYAPCGEVPSAVGGESSSQEPVGKAYEVGRLKVRNNIFPPWNRIQTVLLIKIHCDLRPKFRGYNLFECVSNKLIELHINRTPRDCRIRWNNLFRTYKDCRMRLRQNDKACIKFEYFDDIDSYFKDKEVSALC
- the LOC129721302 gene encoding uncharacterized protein K02A2.6-like, whose product is MAEPQPAQSANLTEVVVQILNNQQVLMRQISQQLAATQLAVASLSRDESVLDSLSSNMAKFIYDKENGHTFDAWFSRYVDLFDKDAGKLDDAAKVRLLLRKLSPPDFERYNSFILPKLARKFTFSETVEKLKSLFGATVSIFRRRYNCLQTTKEDGDDYLAYSCKVNKACVDFKLSELTEEQFKCLIYVCGLKSKQEAEIRMRLISKFNESADLTLQQIVEQCNGLDTVMVEGSSSSVNALAFPKRTSSKWHSSSDSSKNRDLPKTPCWSCGGMHFNKDCRFKDHRCNECGKHGHREGYCTCFSSSGNSASHSDKKKKKKNKRQPFSKIVSVRSIDQHRKFVELQLNNVPLRLQLDTGSDISIISQRSWARIGRPKAKSTVCSAKTASGEPLELVAELECSITLNGITRHSRHRLDRFVRIVESSDRVVL